In the genome of Brassica napus cultivar Da-Ae unplaced genomic scaffold, Da-Ae ScsIHWf_2810;HRSCAF=3587, whole genome shotgun sequence, one region contains:
- the LOC125602341 gene encoding endoplasmic reticulum-Golgi intermediate compartment protein 3-like — MVTLFLSELSYYLNTLTVHQMSVDLKRGETLPIHVNMTFPSLPCDVLSMDAIDMSGKHEVDLDTNIWKLRLNSHGHIIGTEYISDLVEKEHDHSSHKHDEHKNETDALNLLGFDEAAETMIKKVKQALADGEGCRVYGVLDVQRVAGNFHISVHGLNIYVAQMIFGGSKNVNVSHMIHDLSFGPKYPGIHNPLDGTNRILHDTSGTFKYYIKIVPTEYRYLSKDILTTNQYSVTEYYTPMNEFDRTWPAVYFLYDLSPITVTIKKNAVVFST; from the exons ATGTCAGTGGACTTAAAGCGTGGAGAAACGCTTCCAATTCATGTAAATATGACGTTCCCATCTTTGCCTTGTGATG TATTGAGCATGGATGCTATCGACATGTCAGGGAAGCATGAAGTTGATCTTGATACAAACATTTGGAAG CTCCGTCTCAACAGTCACGGTCATATCATTGGCACAGAATATATATCTGATCTTGTTGAAAAGGAGCATGATCACTCATCTCACAAGCACG ATGAACACAAGAATGAGACGGACGCGTTGAATTTACTTGGCTTTGATGAAGCTGCTGAGACGATGATTAAGAAGGTGAAGCAAGCATTGGCAGATGGAGAAGGGTGTCGG GTTTATGGTGTCCTAGATGTACAAAGGGTTGCTGGAAACTTCCACATTTCAGTTCACGGGCTGAACATCTACGTTGCTCAAATG ATATTTGGAGGGTCCAAAAACGTAAACGTGAGCCATATGATACATGATCTATCGTTTGGGCCCAAGTACCCCGGAATACACAATCCACTTGATGGCACAAACCGAATCCTGCATGACACCAGTGGAACCTTCAAATACTACATTAAG ATTGTTCCAACAGAATATAGATATCTATCAAAAGACATACTGACAACGAATCAGTACTCTGTAACGGAATATTACACACCAATGAACGAGTTTGACCGGACATGGCCAG CTGTCTACTTCTTATATGACCTGTCACCAATCACTGTGACGATCAAGAAGAACGCCGTAGTTTTCTCCACTTGA